DNA sequence from the Electrophorus electricus isolate fEleEle1 chromosome 19, fEleEle1.pri, whole genome shotgun sequence genome:
agatagagagagggagagagagagggagagagagagagatagagagagatagagaaagggagagagagagggagagggagagagatagagagagatagagagagggagacagagagggagagggagagagagagagagagagagagagggagagagagatagagagagggagagagagagggagagggagagagagagagagagagagggagagagagggagagggagatatatatatatagagagagagagagagagagagagagagggagagagagagagagagggagagagagagagcgatagagagagagatagagagagggagagagagggagagagagagggagagagagagaaggagcgagagaaaCTTTTCTATCTAAAGGCTATGATTCATTTACTCTAAAGCTGCTTCTGGATTTGCACAGACTCCAGAGCGCAGTGCTAATACCTCCAGGCCAACCTCATTTAAAAAGACCCTATGCCATGGTTCCCATAGGAACGGAAGTTCCGGTAGTGCCAGCTTTGGGTCGTATGAGTCTCCCAGTTGTTGTGGAACGACAGTGTTCAGATAACTGATCCTCCAGTTTAACGCTGAAGACTAAATGTGTTAATTTTTCACATAGCCTGGTTTGACATGGCCTGGTTTGACATGGCCTGGTTTAACATGGCCTGGTTTAACATATCCTTGTTCAATCCCATTAAACACCCTCCCTACAGATTTAGATGTAACATTCAGTCATAGTGTCATTAGAAATTATTTCCATGTATGATTGCTTTGCATTGTTTTATGATATGTTCAACTTtgtgtattaaaaataattttgattgagtcaatatttgttacatttttattgcatatattCTCAGTAATTTAAGAATTATTAATCTGTGAAGCAAAGTTAATTCCAGTTTAATGTGGGTTTGATATGGCTAAAGAGTGTCAAGCTGAAGTGTATTTTACTCTGTTTAAACAATGATTTAAAGAATACACTTTTAAACATGGCAAATGTCCATGTAACTAACAGCCTTAATCTGTCATTAGGAAGCCGTCCAGCTCCAGGACTGACTTACACACGTAAAGCTACAGCAAGGTAGTGGAGGGCAGACTGAACCGCTCTCTCATTAAagtacaaaacaacacacagttaGACTTTAAATTAGCCATGCTAATGTGCTCCCACttgtttgttcttgtgtgtgtgtgtgtgtgtgtgtgtgtgtgagagagagagagagagagagagagagagagagagtgagagggaagtGCATTAATTCTGTCCCCCAAGCACAGGATatatttgtggtgtgtgtgtgtgtgtgtgagagggagagagagagagagagagagagagagagagagagagagagagagagagagagagagagaaagagagagagtgtgtgtgtgtgtgtgtgtgagagagagagagagagagagagagtgagagagagagagagagagagagagaaagagagagagagtgtgtgtgtgtgtgtgtgagagagagagagagagagagagagagagagagagagagagagagagagagagagagagagatggacgtGCATTAATTATTTTCCCCAAGCACAGGATATATTTGTGgtgtgggtgaatgtgtgtgtttgagtgtgtgtgtgtggggggggggggggggggtatgtatgtgtgtatgtgtgagtgtgttcctgTTCTTTAGGGAGGCTAAGTTGTGAAACTCTTAAGATAATTCAAACGAGTCAGGCAAATTTTGGGCTCTTTGGAAACATTGACACTTCTGCAATGGCCAGAGCTGTAATGTTCTGGCCTTCAAACATCTCCTGATTCACCTCTGGTCATTTCTAAATGCAGAATGagtgttgctgtttttgcatTCTGGGTAAAGATGTCCTGCTCCATGCAGAACATGCGGTGTGCAGGACAGGTCAGTGCCCGTAAcatgagagccagagagaaggaACTGTAGGAGAAAGGGGGCTCAAAACCACCAAACGCCTTCAGGACTGCACACTAATCCACTCCACGCCTCCCTCCCTTAAACCCCTCCTCCAAGTTCATTATCTGGACTTTCCCTATAAATGCAGTCTCTTGGCAAAGGGGCCTCAGTTAGCACACACCCACCTTTCCctgcacactcacgcacgcacacacactctcaagcaGCCCGAGAGCCATGAAGGAGCTGAAGAGCAAAGCGCTGTGGCGGGCCGTGTTGGCTGAGCTCGTGGGCATGGTCCTCTTTATCTTCCTCAGCATCGCCGCCGCCATCGGCAACCAGAACAACACCAAGCCCGACCAGGAGGTAAAGGTGGCCTTGGCGTTCGGGCTGGCCATCGCCACGCTGGCGCAGAGCCTGGGTCACATCAGCGGGGCGCACCTGAACCCAGCCGTGACCCTGGGCATGCTAGTGAGCTGTCAGATCAGCGCACTCCGGGCGATCCTGTACATCGCGGCACAGATGCTGGGTGCTGCCGTGGCCAGTGGCATCGTCTACGGCGTCCAGCCCTCTAACGTCAGTGCGCTGGGCATCAACGCGGTGAGTGCACAGACCGGCGTGCCGGTCTTCAGGATGCCTCATTCACAGCTCGCTTTGGTTTGACGGCAGTGAATCTCTATCCCGTTCGTGGGAACCTCACGTGCTCTACGTGTTGGAGTTGACCTGCTCTGGTGCACATCACTCAGGTCACGTAGGGTTGGATCTCAGCCTGACGAGTCAGGTGTGTAGAGTCAGATGTTTTGAGTGAGGTGTGTAGAGTCATGTGTCTAGAGTCAGGTGTGTCAAGTCAGGTGTGTTGAGTCAGGTGTGTAGAGCCAGATGTCTAGAGTCAGGTGTGTAGTCAGGTGTGTCGAGTCAGGTGTGTTGAAGCAGAGACAGTACGTTTATACCACCATAAACGGTGTAGCTAAAGTTAGTTTGAGTTTCCTTCCTTCGCTAAAGGCACCACTGAGAAATCACTCGGCCTGATGCTGAGCATGTAACTCAGGGCTGTGTTAGCACAATACCTGATGAAAGCGTTGACTTGCTGTGTCTTCAGTCGTGTAATGGGACGGGTGTCTCCTGCCACCATGGTGATAAACTTATCTCTCTCATTCAGAGGCTCTACTTGGCTCACTGATTATGCTTTGTTTGCCCTGCCCTGTTTACTGAGTCACATACCACAACAATGGTCTCCTCATAGAGCCGGACGCAGCTCTGGACCGGCAGAGGAGAGGGGGCAGTTACCGTGGACAGTGGCATGGGCGGGGCGTTGCtatggagagaggcagagcagggGGCATGTCCTGCAGGAGAAGTGCTTGTCTCTGATGCAGATTCTGGTGCTTGTGTGGTCACTTAGGAACTGACTAATATATAATGGAATAACATTGTTTCATAACTAGCTTTGAATAGTACTGTTATTTAGAGTGTCCATATTTTAAGTTTATCTAATTATATGAAATGTGAGCTGCTTGGTGTACTGTCAGTAGTCACATTTGGATAAATTGATTCTCTAaaatttttgtatttattctgGAAACTGTAATATAAATGCACCAtgaataatgaagaaaaatatgttttggtCCCCCCCCCAGCTAAATGAAAACATCACTCCAAGCCAAGGCATAGGAGTTGAGCTGCTGGCAACATTCCAACTTGTTCTATGTGTCCTAGCAACCACAGATAAAAGGAGGCGGGACGTGTCAGGCTCCGCCCCACTAGCCATTGGCCTCTCGGTGTGCTTGGGGCACCTGACAGCCGTGAGTAATTATCATTTAACTCGCTAACGTCAGTATTCATTGGCCTATGGGGCTATTATAGTTTCTACATACATTATTATACAAATGAGGGTGTGATTTCAATGGTAAGATGTGAAGTTATGGAAATGAGTGTTTGGTTTTTCTCCCTAATATGAAAGATAAAGCCAACCAACTTGTTGTGCACCAGCTGGGTTTCTTGGCTGGGCTCTCTGGTACTTACTCACTGTTTGTCCTTCCTCTCTGGGTACAGATCAGCTTCACTGGGTGCGGGATTAACCCCGCGCGCTCCTTCGGTCCAGCAGTCATTATCAGTGATTTCTCCAATCACTGGGTAAGAAAGgtttttttacaaaacaatatGTTCTGTACAGTATAATGTACAGATATAAAATACACGTATAATGTACAGATATAATATACAGCTATAATGTACAGGTATAAAATACAGTTATAATGTACAGGTATAATATACAGGTAAGACTAGGCCATGAAGATTCACTTTCCTTTCTAAAGTgacagtgttgtttgtgttttaaactacCTAATAACAGTTATCCTCTGATCTTGACATTAGGCTAATAATCTGGATGCTTCTTGCAGGTCTACTGGGTGGGGCCAAtgtgtgggggcgtggctgCTGCTCTAATTTATGACTTCCTGCTCTACCCCAAAATGGACGACTTTCCTGACCGTTTGAGGGTGCTGCTCTCCGGACCCCCCCTTGACTACGAGGTGAACGGAGCGGAACACGCCGCCGCGGTGGAGATGTCATCTAAGTGATACGTAGCGATCCAGCTACATCGTGTATCATACTTCCTAAGGCCTTAAAACACTTGTAAATACTCCACAGGAACAGCAgtcttctttttccttttaaaaaggAGTTCGCACTCACTTATTTTATCGGCTTCCCCTATTTTCTATCAGAACTCCTATTTAGtacttttttaaacatatacctctattttctggattttttttacatttatatttgttttcaaagagTGAACACAAGCTATTTAGTTAGTCACTTGTTTTTGTAAACAGTTGTCTGTGTAAATGGTTGTATTGCATTTTGTATTGCATAACATATACGCTATAAATTCATTCACTtttgtaagtaaataaaacagTTCAAGTTACAAAAACAAGagcttagttttttttaaacaaatttcttctttttctgcacagcaaaaaatatcaatatttagaaaaacaatTCATGTGTTCTAATATTAAGCAACTTCTTTAATTACTctaattactttaattacttCCTGAATTGTGTGGGATCACATTGTTCTCTAGTCCGTGAGTTGCTCCCAGTGTTGGGTCCGGTCTCTGCGCAAGCAGGAGGAGACTTTCCTGTCCCTGGGCCATGGCAACTCAGAGCTGTCCCATCTCTGCAGTCTGTGCACTCTCAGCAAATAGGTTCCACCAACAAGGCAGGCAGCGTTGTGGAGGAGCTGAGATGAGATACGATAGAACTAGAGTGTTCCAGCAGCAAACATGCAAGATAATCATAGAATACACAATGGGTAGGgtaaacatgagaaaaaaacacaataaaaacatgtttagcaagaaataatacacaatataaatatagttacattatatatatatataagtatagcTATGCTATAGCTATGctaaattacaaataatactgcatatgtgttttatatatacaaatatacagctccagaaaaaaatggagACCACtccattttttcttaaatcagcatctccacatgtacacaagccattccattcaagtgtttgttgaattccttcacacacactcattctacttaatgaggtGCTAAATTGGtaatcaccttaacaaaatcctgttctaacgagcaacTGTATAAAAACCACaactgctgtcatcactattctcttgttgtAGAACCAGCTGAATGGGAAAAGAAGTGCTAggacccaaaaagtaagtgtagtcaaaatacagctacaggcCATGCCAGAAGAGCTGAAAAGAGAGGCTcttaatgagaaaaaaaagggttCCATTGTAGCTTTAccggcagagggatacagtgagcgtcaggttgCTTCTTTCTTGAAAATTTCCAAAACTGCgattcataagaacaaggtcaagcagcaaacacatgggacaacaacagatACAGACTGGTAAAGGTCAAAAATGACTCTCTACTGGCTGTGATGATCaccacctcattcaaatgtcacttaacaactgtAAGATGACATCAAGTGATCTACAAAAAAAATGGCATGCAGCaactggggtgaattgcaccgTGAGGATGGTTCAAaccaggcttctggaggcaggcctgaagtcgtgcaaagatagaaaaaagcccttcatcaatgagaagcaaatgAGAGCCAGACTGAAatttgcaaaagaccataaggattggactgtAGAgaactggagtaaggtcatcttctctgatgagtgcaattttcagctttgtccaagccacttacaaaactgtgcaggaagaaaacttgcttccttctgctctgacaatgttccccaactttgatgattgtttttttcaacagggcaatgctccatgtcacacagccaggtcaatcaaagtgtggatgagggaccaccagatcaagaccctataatggccagcccaatctccagatctgaaccccattgaaaacctctggaatgtgatcaagaggaagatggatggtcacaagccatcaaacaaagccgaactcctggaatttctgtgccaggagtggcgtaaagttacccaacagcaatgtgaaagactggtggaaagcacgccaagacgcatgaaagctgtgattaaaaatcagggttattccaccaaatattgatttctcgACTCATTCTAAGTtaaaatattagtactgtgttgtttataaatgattatgagcttgttttctttgcattatttgtggtctgaaatttctgttactgttttgttattt
Encoded proteins:
- the LOC113588254 gene encoding aquaporin-1-like encodes the protein MKELKSKALWRAVLAELVGMVLFIFLSIAAAIGNQNNTKPDQEVKVALAFGLAIATLAQSLGHISGAHLNPAVTLGMLVSCQISALRAILYIAAQMLGAAVASGIVYGVQPSNVSALGINALNENITPSQGIGVELLATFQLVLCVLATTDKRRRDVSGSAPLAIGLSVCLGHLTAISFTGCGINPARSFGPAVIISDFSNHWVYWVGPMCGGVAAALIYDFLLYPKMDDFPDRLRVLLSGPPLDYEVNGAEHAAAVEMSSK